Proteins from one Amycolatopsis benzoatilytica AK 16/65 genomic window:
- a CDS encoding SLC13 family permease: protein MPSPLAAAASLLLLAITLLFAITRPRNLPEAAVALPAAAVAIGLGLTTPQEAAQRTVQILPTLGFLAAILLVSHLAAAEGVFTWLGGKLAETCRGRPRPLLLLTFAAAALVTAVLSLDATVVLLTPVVLATAAHLKLTARPHVYACAHLANSASTLFPVSNLTNLLAFSASGLTFAGFTALMAVPWLVTIAIELAVFAWFFRGDLRQPPSTEKPEHREPPVFTLGVLAVMLAGFATGQLVHVEPVWIAALAALVLAAKALAERKIRPWQVITEASPLLVLFVVALAVIVEAVDKHVLGGLLQNLLPTTAGLPELLTAAAVAAILANLVNNLPATLILLSVLGPHPNQGVLLAVLLGVNIGPNATYLGSLATLLWRRVVLRHGEHPSAREFHVLGALTTPVSLAAATCALWLVR from the coding sequence GTGCCCAGCCCCCTAGCCGCAGCAGCCTCCCTGCTCCTGCTGGCGATCACCCTTCTCTTCGCGATCACTCGTCCGCGGAACCTCCCCGAAGCAGCTGTCGCCCTCCCCGCCGCCGCTGTCGCGATCGGACTGGGTCTCACCACCCCCCAGGAAGCCGCCCAGAGGACCGTTCAGATCCTCCCCACGCTCGGCTTCCTCGCCGCGATTCTCCTGGTCAGCCACCTGGCCGCGGCGGAAGGCGTCTTCACCTGGCTGGGCGGGAAACTCGCCGAAACCTGCCGGGGCAGGCCCCGCCCTCTCCTGCTGCTCACCTTCGCCGCCGCCGCGCTGGTCACCGCAGTTCTCAGTCTCGACGCGACGGTCGTCCTGCTGACCCCGGTGGTGCTGGCCACCGCCGCGCATCTGAAGCTCACCGCGCGCCCGCACGTCTACGCCTGCGCACACCTGGCCAACTCGGCCTCCACCCTGTTCCCCGTCTCCAATCTCACCAACCTGCTCGCTTTTTCCGCCTCCGGCCTCACCTTCGCCGGCTTCACCGCGCTCATGGCAGTGCCCTGGCTGGTCACCATCGCCATCGAGCTGGCCGTCTTCGCCTGGTTCTTCCGCGGAGACCTCAGGCAACCGCCCAGCACCGAAAAACCCGAGCACCGCGAGCCCCCGGTGTTCACCCTCGGGGTCTTGGCCGTGATGCTCGCCGGCTTCGCGACCGGCCAGCTGGTCCACGTGGAACCGGTCTGGATCGCCGCGCTGGCCGCGCTGGTCCTGGCCGCGAAGGCGTTGGCAGAACGCAAAATCCGCCCCTGGCAAGTGATCACCGAGGCGTCGCCGCTGCTGGTCCTGTTCGTCGTCGCGCTGGCGGTAATCGTGGAAGCCGTCGACAAACACGTCCTGGGCGGCCTGCTGCAGAACCTCCTGCCGACCACCGCCGGCCTGCCCGAGCTTCTGACCGCCGCGGCGGTCGCCGCGATCCTGGCGAACCTGGTCAACAATCTGCCGGCGACCCTGATCCTGCTGTCCGTGCTGGGCCCGCACCCGAATCAAGGCGTCCTGCTCGCCGTCCTGCTCGGCGTGAACATCGGCCCGAACGCGACCTACCTCGGCTCGCTGGCGACGCTGCTCTGGCGGCGCGTCGTGCTGCGCCACGGCGAGCACCCGAGCGCACGCGAATTCCACGTCCTCGGAGCGCTCACCACGCCGGTTTCGCTGGCCGCCGCGACCTGCGCGCTGTGGCTGGTGCGGTGA